Proteins found in one Lates calcarifer isolate ASB-BC8 linkage group LG8, TLL_Latcal_v3, whole genome shotgun sequence genomic segment:
- the tctn1 gene encoding LOW QUALITY PROTEIN: tectonic-1 (The sequence of the model RefSeq protein was modified relative to this genomic sequence to represent the inferred CDS: deleted 1 base in 1 codon), which yields MAASAAVLWSFAYILCLFLSFNVVTTDENITSPTINTTAPGDNFFKYNVTDNYTTTQPTEFEATNPTPTYSSTEEPVQPTAPAKPLPVSGRLPIPATNVDRLCPCDEDNDVCDINCCCDRQCGEEVALFTGCTVSTVSGNKQLCSSDVASYSLGSTVDGYSELQTSVRKETNYDIFCIQSQNRVDALSHPSPALPTDINFDSLFKQFTSFVFGSEENSSQVSTAELQASSGYQYGEEMLTAGESGQTGMFWLPSPGVTADCVDTSPAAFLKEQSRGCSRRVVLDQDCGTLPALNMDTYTNIQLFAGKNKDAAVVPVEVASVILQSVDGTQTELKMSGGEKISPVLLNPGLCANVVLKVVYVTKYNPAGEIMNVTVSLVLGFIYEAALPLKQEFHITFVQQDGEEVAVHYSGNPGYVVGLPLVSGTRAADGIIRSIDLRDTLSLLHSAKDQDCLQGPHQRSPVLFGQDSVSGCTLRLEDATNCSLVSQMLLDVLRGPNYPQYVASFGNSPLSNPLDWVQIKNDFSVGESQSCSIPLSLHLEIEWTKYGSLVNPQPQIVSIREVIQTNTSSLALLSGGSSILPIRSSVAFIPVSAAALPGYRAIPTIDAKLPFDFFFPFV from the exons ATGGCGGCCTCGGCTGCTGTGCTGTGGTCCTTTGCATacattctgtgtttatttctctcGTTTAATGTGGTGACCACGGACGAAAATATAACGAGCCCCACAATTAATACGACGGCGCCTGGTGACAATTTTTTCAAGTATAACGTTACGGACAATTATACAACTACACAGCCTACAGAGTTTGAGGCCACAAACCCGACGCCGACCTACAGCAGCACGGAGGAGCCCGTTCAGCCAACCGCACCCGCTAAACCCCTGCCCGTCTCCGGCCGCTTACCTATCCCTGCGACCAACG TTGACAGGTTGTGTCCCTGTGACGAGGACAACGATGTGTGTGATataaactgctgctgtgataGACAGTGTGGTGAGGAGGTGGCTCTGTTCACCGGCTGCACAGTGAGCACCGTCAG tggaAACAAGCAGCTTTGCAGTAGTGATGTAGCATCTTACTCTTTAGGGAGTACCGTAGATGGCTACTCAGAGCTTCAGACGTCTGTCAGGAAGGAGACaaattatgacattttctgcaTTCAGTCACAAAACC GTGTTGATGCATTATCTCATCCCTCACCTGCTCTTCCAACCGACATCAACTTTGACTCACTGTTTAAACAATTTACAAGCTTTGTTTTTGGCTCAGAGGAAAACAGTAGTCAAGTGTCCACTGCAGAGCTCCAGGCCTCATCTGGATACCAG TATGGGGAGGAGATGTTGACAGCAGGGGAAAGTGGACAGACAGGGATGTTCTGGCTGCCATCACCTGGTGTCACTGCTGATTGTGTGGACACAAGTCCTGCAG CATTCTTAAAGGAACAGAGCAGAGGCTGTTCCCGCCGTGTGGTCCTGGATCAGGACTGCGGCACTCTGCCAGCCTTAAACATGGACACCTACACTAACATCCAGCTCTTTGCT gGGAAAAATAAAGATGCAGCA GTTGTTCCTGTGGAGGTGGCTTCAGTCATCCTGCAGTCTGTAGATGGGACCCAAACTGAGTTGAAGAtgagtggaggagaaaaaatcAGTCCTGTTCTCCTGAACCCAGGTCTCTGTGCTAATGTGGTGCTGAAG GTTGTATATGTGACGAAGTACAACCCAGCCGGTGAGATAATGAATGTGACGGTGTCTCTGGTGCTTGGATTTATC TATGAAGCAGCTCTGCCCCTGAAACAGGAGTTTCACATTACCTTTGTCCAG CAGGATGGTGAGGAGGTGGCTGTCCACTACAGTGGAAATCCAGGTTATGTGGTTGGACTGCCTCTTGTGTCTGGAACAAGAGCAGCAGA TGGGATTATCAGAAGCATCGACCTCAGAGACACActgtctcttctccacagtgCCAAGGACCAGGACTGTCTGCAGGGTCCACATCAGCGTTCCCCTGTCCTGTTTGGTCAGGATTCTGTGTCTGGCTGCACATTGAG ACTGGAGGATGCTACCAACTGCTCCCTGGTCTCCCAGATGCTTCTGGATGTTCTGAGAGGACCAAACTATCCCCAGTATGTGGCTTCCTTTGGAAACTCCCCGTTAAGTAATCCACTGGACTGGGTACAAATCAAGAACGATTTCAGTGTTGGG GAATCCCAGAGTTGCAGCATCCCATTGTCACTTCATTTGGAAATTGAATGGACTAAATATGGATCGCTGGTGAACCCCCAGCCCCAGATTGTGAGCATCAGAGAAGTTATCCAAACCAACACCAGCAGCTTG GCCCTATTGTCTGGTGGCAGCAGCATCCTGCCAATCAGAAGCTCAGTGGCCTTCATACCagtatctgctgctgctcttcctgGTTACAGGGCTATACCCACCATTGATGCCAAACTGCCCTTCGACTTCTTCTTCCCTTTTGTCTGA